In Erigeron canadensis isolate Cc75 chromosome 6, C_canadensis_v1, whole genome shotgun sequence, the following are encoded in one genomic region:
- the LOC122605162 gene encoding protein EXORDIUM-like 3, producing MQRRSSAPPLPTLTLLLFFLHLAAAFRPWPNQKTNFTELQFGGNKKYEGSSEFVKLKYHMGPVLTANMTVHIIWYGTWPSSQKRIIRDFINSISDGGQHRSPSVSGWWKTVQLYTDQTGSNISRTVRLGKEKNDRFLSHGKKLTRLSIQSVIKSAVTAKTKPLPIHPKGGVYLLLTAADVYVQDFCQNVCGFHYFTYPSIVGYTLPYAWVGNSEKLCPGVCAYPFAVPEYIPGLKPLKSPNGEVGIDGMISVIAHEIAEMASNPLVNAWYAGQDPSFPVEIADLCEGIYGTGGGGSYTGQMLNDRDGATYNMYGIRRKFLVQWVWNHVLNYCTGPNALD from the coding sequence ATGCAACGCCGGTCATCGGCGCCACCACTCCCCACACTCACCCTCCTCCTTTTCTTCCTTCACCTCGCCGCCGCATTCCGCCCATGGCCCAACCAAAAAACCAACTTCACCGAGCTCCAATTCGGCGGTAACAAAAAATACGAAGGCTCATCAGAATTCGTGAAACTTAAATACCACATGGGTCCTGTTCTTACTGCCAACATGACCGTACACATTATATGGTACGGAACCTGGCCCAGTTCACAAAAAAGAATCATCCGTGATTTTATCAACTCGATATCTGACGGCGGACAACATCGTTCGCCGTCGGTATCGGGCTGGTGGAAAACGGTCCAGCTTTACACTGACCAAACCGGTTCTAACATTTCAAGAACCGTACGGCTGggtaaagaaaaaaatgacCGGTTTTTATCTCACGGTAAAAAACTAACTAGGTTGTCAATACAATCTGTAATAAAATCAGCTGTGACAGCTAAGACAAAACCATTGCCAATACATCCAAAAGGTGGGGTCTATTTGTTACTAACAGCTGCTGACGTGTACGTTCAAGATTTCTGTCAAAATGTATGTGGGTTCCATTATTTTACTTACCCATCCATTGTAGGGTACACGTTACCCTACGCATGGGTGGGTAATTCAGAAAAATTATGCCCGGGTGTATGCGCGTACCCGTTTGCGGTACCCGAATACATCCCGGGTTTAAAACCGCTAAAATCGCCAAATGGAGAAGTAGGTATTGATGGGATGATAAGTGTGATTGCACATGAAATAGCTGAGATGGCTTCTAACCCATTGGTCAACGCTTGGTATGCTGGTCAAGACCCTTCATTTCCGGTTGAGATTGCTGATTTATGTGAAGGGATATATGGGACCGGCGGTGGAGGGTCGTATACTGGGCAGATGTTGAACGATCGAGATGGCGCCACGTATAACATGTATGGGATCCGACGAAAGTTTTTGGTACAATGGGTTTGGAATCATGTGTTGAATTACTGTACTGGCCCTAATGCTCTTGATTGA
- the LOC122604966 gene encoding protein ALP1-like has protein sequence MCPNAWRGTHTQGDIGKPSLMLQAVASYDLWIWNAYFGMQGSNNDINVFEASPVLEELISSLAPTSSFCANDNFYNTIYYLGDGIYPEYAIFVKTFTDPIDNKRKLFKKKQESTRKDIERAFGVLKKRWKVISNPARYWDKEKMQSVIYACIIIHNMILQDKDKVFGQDYDPEYPSLDPEYWTQETPMEQRIENLHAIKSRETHNMLMADLVDQVWTTRSRQDEPMPDLNEYVSDDED, from the exons ATGTGTCCTAACGCATGGCGTGGCACTCATACTCAAGGTGATATCGGGAAACCGTCGTTGATGCTTCAGGCAGTTGCGTCttatgatttgtggatttggaatGCGTACTTTGGGATGCAGGGGTCCAACAACGACATTAATGTTTTTGAAGCCTCGCCTGTTCTTGAGGAGCTTATATCCAGTTTGGCTCCTACAT cTTCTTTTTGTGCAAATGACAACTTTTACAACACCATATACTATTTGGGAGATGGCATTTACCCGGAGTATGCAATTTTCGTCAAGACTTTTACCGACCCAATTGACAAcaaaagaaagttgtttaagaAGAAACAGGAATCAACAAGAAAGGATATTGAAAGAGCGTTTGGTGTACTGAAGAAGAGGTGGAAGGTTATTAGTAATCCTGCACGGTATTGGGACAAAGAAAAGATGCAATCCGTGATCTACGCTTGTATCATCATACATAACATGATTTTACAAGACAAGGACAAAGTTTTTGGTCAAGACTACGACCCGGAATACCCTTCTTTGGACCCGGAGTACTGGACACAAGAAACACCCATGGAGCAACGGATCGAGAACTTGCATGCAATCAAAAGTAGAGAAACCCACAACATGCTCATGGCGGATTTAGTGGATCAAGTATGGACGACCCGTTCGCGACAAGATGAACCTATGCCCGACCTTAATGAATACGTTAGCGATGATGAGGATTag